TCCCTAGAGGTACGACGCGACGGTAGGTCGGCTCATCGGATCGGGACCAGGGACGAAGTACCCGTTCGCGCGGGGCGGAGGTTCGTCTTTCGACCACCAGGTCCATGGGATCGATGACCGTGGACGCCGCTGCTCGGTGTGTGACCTTCGACTCTGTCCGCGGCCGCCCGCCGTGAACCGCTTACTCCGGGAGGTACTCGCCGGTCTCGGGTGACTTCTCTGGTCCTTCGGTTCACTCGTTCGGCGCAGCGAGAGTGGACATCCTGCGGGTACACGCCCCACACATGACCCACCAGCACTATGTGTCGGTCGCACAGTCATCGCCGACACGACGGCTTAAGCCGGACGGGTGATCGATCGGGGCCCCTGCGATGCCGAGCACTAGTGATATGGCAAGCCAGTTGACCCGGTCGAGGCTGGCGGCGCTGTGCGCCGCGCTGCTTCCGGGTCTTGCCCTGGCTGCGCTGCCCGCTACCGCGACCGCGGTCGGCGGCCAGAAGATGACGCCGCCGAGAGCGATTCACGTGGTCCGCGTGTCTTCCTCGTCATTCACCGTGCGAGCCCGCGGGTCGGCGAAGGCGAAGCGCTACCAACTGTGGGCGTCGACCACGCGCAGCGACCTCTACGTCCGTAACCTCGGGCGGGCGAAGACGGTGAGCTCCAAGCACCCGACCCTCACCGTGCGTGGCCTGCCGTATACGTCGAAGCCGTACTACTACCGGCTCGCGGCCTGGAACGGCCCACACCACCAGTTCTCGCCACTGATCAACGCGGTCGGGCTGCGGCCGGCGGTGCCGTCACGCGTCGACGTCGGTGACCGCGACGGCGGCCTCGCGCTGTCCTGGCACAGCGGGCCGGCCACCGGGTTCTCGGTCGAGCAGGCCACCGATCCTTCGATGAGCCAGCACGTGCAGCGCTACCGGCTGCGGGGTAAGGACACGACGTTCACGCCGTACGGCGTAGCGCCGGGCACGACGTACTACTTCCGGATCCGGGCGCTCAACGGCTCGACTCCTTCGGGATACACCAGCCCGATCGGAGCGACCGACACCGCGAGCGGGCAAGCGGTGCGAGTGATGACCTACAACGTGCTCGAGGCGTACTACGACGGCAGGCGTGAGGGCAGCGGCCATGTCTCCCCGTGGTCCCAGCGCGTGCACGGGGTGGTCAAGCTGATCCGGCAGGCCGACCCGGACGTGATCGCGATCCAGGAGGCGGCGGCCTGGACAGCAGGCGTCAAGGGCCCTCGTCAGGTCGACTCATTGGTGCATCACCTCGGGGGGACGTATGCGTTGGCGCACACCGAGATCCCGCCGACCCAGCACCACTACTTCCGCACCGGGGTGTACGTGCTCTATAAGAAGGCAGACTACAAAGCAGTCGGTGCGGGCAACCACTGGGGGATCGGCGACAACCGGTGGGCGGCGTACCAGACCCTCGAGAACCGCACGAGTGGCGCCCGTTTCCTGTTCGTCTCGCCGCACCTCTCGGTCGGTGCAGGGCTGAAGTACGACAAGCAGCGCGAGGCGGAGACCCAGAGCCTGCTTCGCCAGGCCGACGCGTACGCCGCGCATGACAACCTGCCGATCGTGTTCGGCGGCGACTTCAACAGCGACAACGACCACTGGCATCCGCTGAACGCGCCGGCGAAGGTGATGCGGCAAGCTCGGGTCGACGACGCCTTCGACGTCGCCCAGCGCCGGACCAACGCCCGGTTCAACAGCGCCAACGACTACTACCGCAAGCCGCCGGCGTTCGGCTATCACCTCGACTACATCTACGTGTCGCCGGGGATCGCGGTCCGTTCGTGGAAGCTGATCATCGACCTCAGGCACGGGCGCTTCGTCGGGGTGATCCCTTCGGACCACAACCCGATCGTGGCCAACATCGTTATCCCGTACCGCAGCTGAACCCCGAGCGTCGCGCCCGTCACATCCGGACTACGCCCGCCCGACTGCGCGCCGCAGGCGCTTCGCCACTCGGCGGCGGCGGCGGACGAGCTCTCCGAGCAGCCGCCGCGTGGTCAGGTCGCTCGGCTTGACCGGTGTCGCCTGCGCCTCGGGTCCGTGTTGCCCCGCCAGCAGCCGCTCGCTCGCGAGGATGGCGCCCAGCAGCGCCTGGGCGGCGCCGGCAACCGAGAGCTCGACCTCGGCCATGTCGGTCTGCTGGTCGTCGGGCAGCGGCTTCACCGCACTGAGAGAAGCAAGGTCGCCGATGACGCCGACCCCGCTGGCGGCGATCCGCTCGG
This portion of the Mycobacteriales bacterium genome encodes:
- a CDS encoding endonuclease/exonuclease/phosphatase family protein → MASQLTRSRLAALCAALLPGLALAALPATATAVGGQKMTPPRAIHVVRVSSSSFTVRARGSAKAKRYQLWASTTRSDLYVRNLGRAKTVSSKHPTLTVRGLPYTSKPYYYRLAAWNGPHHQFSPLINAVGLRPAVPSRVDVGDRDGGLALSWHSGPATGFSVEQATDPSMSQHVQRYRLRGKDTTFTPYGVAPGTTYYFRIRALNGSTPSGYTSPIGATDTASGQAVRVMTYNVLEAYYDGRREGSGHVSPWSQRVHGVVKLIRQADPDVIAIQEAAAWTAGVKGPRQVDSLVHHLGGTYALAHTEIPPTQHHYFRTGVYVLYKKADYKAVGAGNHWGIGDNRWAAYQTLENRTSGARFLFVSPHLSVGAGLKYDKQREAETQSLLRQADAYAAHDNLPIVFGGDFNSDNDHWHPLNAPAKVMRQARVDDAFDVAQRRTNARFNSANDYYRKPPAFGYHLDYIYVSPGIAVRSWKLIIDLRHGRFVGVIPSDHNPIVANIVIPYRS